CCGAGGGACAGGGCTGGCAACAGCCCCTGACGCCGGCAGAAGCGTACACCTACTCGATCGACTTCGTCGAGGCGTACTGCGAGGCAGAGTACGACGAGAGCTTCGTCGACCTCGACGGCGACGAGCAAGACGAGGTCATCGAGGCCCTTCAGAACGACGAGGTCGGGACGTTCCGTGGACTCGAACCGAGCGACTTCTTTGGTCTGTTGCGAGCGAACACGCTTGAGGGAATGTTCGCCGACCCGATGTACGGCGGCAACCAGGAGATGATCGGCTGGCGGCTGAAGAACTTCCCCGGCACGCCCGGTTCGCTCGGGAGTTACCGCGCGAACATCCAGGACGAGGAGTACTTCGAGATCGACGAACCGCGGAGCATGGCCGACGACGTCCAGGAGCAGGGGCTCAACCCGGACGGCGATCACAGCCACTGAAGAGAACGGGCAGCAGCGACCGAAGCAACGAAACCCAATCAAGAGACTGAGCAACATGGTACAAGAACTCGATCCCGTCGACGTCGTCACCGTCGGCGTGGGCTGGACCGGCGGCATCATCGCGAAAGAACTGGCGGAAGAAGGCTACGAGGTGGTCGGCTTAGAACGCGGCGGCGAGCGTTCGACGGAAGATTGGCTCACTGTCCACGACGAACTGGGCTACGCCCTGCGATACAAGCTGATGCAGGACCTCTCCCGGGAGACGATTACCTTTCGACACGAGCCGGGAGACACGGCGCTACCGATGCGTCGATACGGCGCCTTCCTTCCGGGGACCGGCGTCGGCGGGGCCGGCGTCCACTGGAACGGCGTCACCTGGCGGTTCCTCCCGTACGATTTCGAGATCAGATCCGAGACGATCGATCGGTACGGCGAGGACGCGATCCCCGAGGAGATGCAGCTTCAGGACTGGGGGATCACCTACGAGGAACTCGAGCCCTACTTCGATGAATTCGAGTACATGGCCGGTATCTCGGGCGTCGCCGGTAACATCGAGGGCGAGATCCAGGACGACGGCAACCCCTACGAAGGACCCCGGTCCCGGGACTTTCCGCTGCCGCCGATGATGGAGACACCGGCGCTCGAGACCTTCATGGACGGCGCCGAGGAGGCTGGATTCGAGCCGTTCATCCAGCCATCGGCGAACCTCTCCGAACCGTACGAGAACACCGACGGCGTGCAACTCGGGCAGTGCGAGTACTGTGGCTACTGCGAACGGTTCGGTTGTGAATGGGGTGCGAAATCCGATCCGACCGTAACTGTCCTCCCGGTCGCCCACGAGACGGGGAACTTCGAACTGCGAACCCACTCGAACGTCGTCGAGTTGCTCTACGACGAGGACGCCGAGGAGGTGACCGGCGTCAAGTACGTCGACCACCGGACGAACGACGTCTACGAGCAGCCTGCGGACGTCGTCGCGCTCACTGCCTACGTCCTCAACAACGTCCGGCTGCTCTTGCTGTCGGAGATCGGCGAACCGTACGACCCCGAGACGGGTGAGGGAGTTGTCGGGAAGAACTACTGTTATCAGAACTTCGGCGGCGCCGCGACGGGCTTTTTCGACGACGAAGAGTGGAACCTCTATATGGGTGCCGGCGCGCTCGGGGCTGCCTTCGACGACATCAACGGCGACAACTTCGATCACGGAGACCGCGACTTCCTGCACGGTGGCTCGGTTTCGATGAGCCAGACCGGCGAGCGGCCGATCGCGAACAATCCCGTTCCCGAGGAGACGCCATCGTGGGGCTCGGAGTTCAAAGAGCAGAGCCTCGAGTACAACCACAGCTCGCTGTCGATCTCGTGTCAGGGTGCGGTTCTCCCCTTCCAGGACAACTACCTCGACCTCGACCCGAACTACACCGACGACTACGGGCTCCCGCTGCTCCGGATGACGTTCAACTGGCACGAGCAGGACTACGCCCTCTCGGAGTTCGCGAGCGACGTCTGCGAACGTGTGATGGAGGAGATGGGCGCCGACACCGTCGACGCGACCGGCGGTCTCGAGGGCGACTTCGACATCATCCCCTACCAGTCGACTCACAACACCGGCGGTGCAATCATGGGTGCCGATCCCGAGGAATCGGTCGTCAACAGCTACCTGCAGTGCTGGGACGCGCACAACCTCTTCGTTCCGGGCGCGTCGGCGTTCGCCCACAACAGCGGCTACAACCCGACCGGAACCGTCGGCGCGCTGGCGTTTCGCGCCGCCGAGGGGATCCAGGAGTACCTGGACAGCCCCGACCTGCTCGCCAGCCCCGAAGCGTAACGGTGGTCGGTAGTACGGATTTCGTATCCGACCCTGTTGTCGAATCCGAGTCGGTCGACCCGTCACGCCGACGCGGCGAAGGCGACCGAGGCGGTACCGCTCGATCTCAAATTGCCGCATAATACGGAGAGCGGTCCGACAAGGAACTTATCAGAGTCGAGGGTCTCAACACGTGTATGAGTGAACGGGCGGGGTCCTCTGAAGCAACGTTCTGGGGTGATGTGGACGACACCGAGGCCCTCCAGCACCACCGTACCCTCCTCGATACGATCGACGACGGGCTCTACCGACTCGACGCCGACGGCCGCCTCGTCTCGGTTAACGACGTCCTCGTCGAGATGACCGGGTACACGCGCGAGGAGCTGCTCGACGAGCACGTGTCCGTGCTCTTCGGCGGCGACGGTGCGACGGTCGAACACGAGATCGACCGTCTCCGAGCGAACGGCTCCGACCAAAGCGAGCCACTCGATCTCACCGTGGAAACCGCCGGGGGAAAACGGGTTCGCTGTGAACTTCGGATGAGCGTGCTCGACGAGGACGATCCCGTCCGGGGAACGCTCGGAATCGTTCGCGAAGTTAGCGAACGCAACCGGGCGGAAACGAAAGCCACCGAAGCGACCTTTCGTCGCCTGTTCGAGAACGTCCCCGGCAACTACCTCATCGTTCAGCCCGGGGAGTACGAAATCGTGGCCGTGAGCGATGCGTATCTGGACGCGACGATGACCGAGCGGGAGGAGATCCTGGGCAAGACGTTGTTCGAGATCTTCCCGAACAATCCCGACGACCCGGCCGATGGCGTCGAGAACCTGCGCGAGTCGCTCGAGAGAGTAGCGGAGGACGGGGAAGCGGACACCATGCCGGTGACGCACTATCCGATCCCCGACCGCGAGTCCGGCGGCGACGACTTCGAGGAGCGCTGGTGGAGTCCGGTCAACTCGCCGGTGTTTGATACGGACGGCGAAATCGACTACATCATCCACAGCGTCGAGGACATCACACCGATCGTCCAGGAGCTCCAGGCGGACGGCGAGCAGGAGCTGCTACAGGATCCCGACGCGACGGACTCACAGCTCGCGTCGGACATCGTGCTGCGCGGACAGGAGTTACTCCAGCAGGCGAAGCAAGAAGCGTACGAACAGCTACGCGAGAGCGAAGAACGGTTTCGCGCCTTGGTCACGACCACGTCGGACGCGGTGTTCAGTACGAACGCGGACTGGAGCGAGATGCACAGCCTGGAAGGGGCAGAGTTCCTT
This genomic window from Natronococcus occultus SP4 contains:
- a CDS encoding GMC family oxidoreductase gives rise to the protein MVQELDPVDVVTVGVGWTGGIIAKELAEEGYEVVGLERGGERSTEDWLTVHDELGYALRYKLMQDLSRETITFRHEPGDTALPMRRYGAFLPGTGVGGAGVHWNGVTWRFLPYDFEIRSETIDRYGEDAIPEEMQLQDWGITYEELEPYFDEFEYMAGISGVAGNIEGEIQDDGNPYEGPRSRDFPLPPMMETPALETFMDGAEEAGFEPFIQPSANLSEPYENTDGVQLGQCEYCGYCERFGCEWGAKSDPTVTVLPVAHETGNFELRTHSNVVELLYDEDAEEVTGVKYVDHRTNDVYEQPADVVALTAYVLNNVRLLLLSEIGEPYDPETGEGVVGKNYCYQNFGGAATGFFDDEEWNLYMGAGALGAAFDDINGDNFDHGDRDFLHGGSVSMSQTGERPIANNPVPEETPSWGSEFKEQSLEYNHSSLSISCQGAVLPFQDNYLDLDPNYTDDYGLPLLRMTFNWHEQDYALSEFASDVCERVMEEMGADTVDATGGLEGDFDIIPYQSTHNTGGAIMGADPEESVVNSYLQCWDAHNLFVPGASAFAHNSGYNPTGTVGALAFRAAEGIQEYLDSPDLLASPEA